Genomic segment of Microtus ochrogaster isolate Prairie Vole_2 linkage group LG5, MicOch1.0, whole genome shotgun sequence:
GCTGCTTCGGCAGCACCTGTTGGTGCCGGAGCCTCGTGCTGGTGTGCGTGCTGGCCGCCCTGTGCTTCGCTTCCCTGGCCCTGGTCCGCCGCTATCTGCAGCACCTCCTGCTCTGGGTGGAGAGCCTCGACTCGCTGCTCGGGGTCCTGCTCTTCGTCGTGGGCTTCATCGTGGTCTCCTTCCCCTGCGGCTGGGGCTACATCGTGCTCAATGTGGCGGCCGGCTACCTGTACGGCTTCGTGCTAGGCATGGGGCTCATGGTGGTGGGCGTCCTCATCGGCACCTTCATCGCTCATGTGGTTTGCAAGAGGCTGCTCACCGCCTGGGTGGCCGCCAGGATCCAGAGCAGCGACAAGCTGAGCGCCGTTATCCGCGTCGTGGAGGGAGGAAGCGGCCTGAAGGTGGTGGCGCTGGCCCGGTTGACTCCCATACCTTTTGGGCTTCAGAATGCAGTGTTTTCGGTAAGTGGGgacctcctctccagcctctccccagATCTGTCTGTTAGCGGCCTTGTGGCCATCCTGGGGGAGGCCCTCTAT
This window contains:
- the Tmem64 gene encoding transmembrane protein 64, which produces AGGPGTSGGSGGGGGVVVGVAEVRNWRCCCFGSTCWCRSLVLVCVLAALCFASLALVRRYLQHLLLWVESLDSLLGVLLFVVGFIVVSFPCGWGYIVLNVAAGYLYGFVLGMGLMVVGVLIGTFIAHVVCKRLLTAWVAARIQSSDKLSAVIRVVEGGSGLKVVALARLTPIPFGLQNAVFSIADLSLPNYLMASSLGLLPTQLLNSYLGTTLRTMEDVIAEQSVSGYFVFCLQIVISIGLMFYVVHRAQVELNAAIVACEMELKTSLVKSSQPDVSGSSFYSKRTLTFSGGGINVV